In Rhodamnia argentea isolate NSW1041297 chromosome 4, ASM2092103v1, whole genome shotgun sequence, the following proteins share a genomic window:
- the LOC115748816 gene encoding protein FAR1-RELATED SEQUENCE 6-like, producing the protein MLVFHLYLGRSFSSEAASALCLSSRDLAFELVCKCSSNTFKMEEVHLNSEPLFDDGNEYEFEEDANAIVNGGEVSDAQPRKGHSPPTVGLEFDSFDQAYDFYNMYGKEQGFGIRVSNSWCRSKRKERYRAKLSCSSAGFKKKSEANNPRPETRTGCPAMIVIRLMDSDRWRVIEVQLEHNHKVSPEIKRFYKSHKKMTIAANAQRPSEPVTHMHIIKLYQPAAIDSGCNSYLSISRRDGINSIDRAKHLELKEGDAHALYNYFCRMKLTNPNFFYLMDIDDGGHLRNVFWADARSRADYAYFSDTVAVDSMCLANKFEIPLISFVGINHHGQAVLLGCGFVGHESVENFVWIFQAWLKCMLNHPPQVIFTDQSKAFQTAISEVFPKTRHCFCTWYIMQRVHEKLGGLKGYEVIQRQLKRSVFNSLKIAEFETSWAEMIHRHGLGDNKWLCSLYEDRQMWVPVYLKDTFFAGMILIQASESKSAFFDGYVQKHMSFKEFVDKYDLVLHRKRLKEAMAELESRNLNCELKTRCNFEVQLSKVYTKEIFKRFQSEVEGMYSCFNTRQIKVNGAIITYLVKERVVNGNEKEVRNYEVLYETSQVNIRCICSLFNYKGYLCRHALNVLNYNGVEEIPRQYILSRWSKDCKRQPPVIPHGSNDLDVHNPAWWHSNLYRRAIPIVEEGARSKDHYKITLHELEELLNKLDLVEDNLSAPENV; encoded by the coding sequence GTGACCTTGCCTTTGAGCTTGTATGCAAATGTTCCTCCAATACGTTTAAGATGGAAGAAGTTCATCTAAATAGTGAGCCTCTCTTTGATGATGGCAATGAATATGAGTTTGAGGAAGATGCAAATGCTATAGTTAACGGGGGTGAAGTTAGCGATGCACAACCAAGGAAAGGACACTCACCACCTACTGTGGGGTTGGAGTTTGATTCTTTTGATCAAGCTTATGATTTCTATAATATGTATGGAAAGGAACAGGGTTTCGGAATCAGAGTAAGCAATTCATGGTGTAGATCAAAGAGGAAAGAGCGTTATAGAGCAAAACTAAGCTGCAGTAGTGCAGGCTTCAAGAAAAAAAGTGAAGCCAACAACCCTAGGCCTGAAACAAGGACTGGATGTCCTGCAATGATAGTGATTAGGCTTATGGATTCTGATAGGTGGAGAGTAATTGAAGTTCAGCTTGAGCACAACCATAAGGTTAGTCCAGAAATCAAGCGCTTCTACAAGTCACATAAAAAGATGACTATTGCTGCAAATGCACAACGACCATCAGAGCCTGTGACGCACATGCATATCATAAAGTTGTATCAGCCAGCTGCTATCGACTCTGGATGTAATAGCTACTTGAGTATCAGTAGGAGAGATGGAATCAATTCCATTGATCGCGCCAAACATTTGGAGCTTAAAGAGGGAGATGCCCATGCATTATATAACTACTTTTGTCGCATGAAGTTGACCAAcccaaatttcttttatttgatgGATATTGATGATGGTGGGCATCTGAGAAATGTGTTTTGGGCTGATGCCAGGTCTAGGGCTGACTATGCTTACTTTTCAGACACGGTTGCTGTTGATTCCATGTGCTTGGctaacaaatttgaaattccCTTGATATCCTTCGTTGGCATCAATCATCATGGACAGGCGGTTTTGCTGGGCTGTGGCTTTGTTGGACATGAATCAGTTGAGAATTTTGTTTGGATATTTCAGGCGTGGTTGAAGTGCATGTTGAATCACCCTCCACAAGTAATATTTACAGACCAGTCCAAAGCCTTCCAAACTGCAATTTCTGAGGTATTCCCAAAAACTCGTCATTGCTTTTGCACATGGTATATTATGCAGAGAGTCCATGAAAAACTGGGTGGATTGAAGGGGTATGAAGTGATTCAAAGACAGCTGAAGAGATCAGTCTTTAATTCTTTGAAAATAGCTGAATTCGAAACTTCTTGGGCTGAGATGATCCATAGACATGGACTTGGGGACAATAAATGGCTCTGTTCTCTATATGAGGATAGGCAAATGTGGGTTCCTGTATACTTGAAGGATACATTCTTCGCAGGGATGATTCTTATTCaagcaagtgaaagcaagagtGCCTTTTTTGATGGTTATGTACAAAAACATATGTCTTTCAAAGAATTTGTTGATAAATATGATTTAGTTTTGCATAGGAAGCGCTTGAAAGAAGCCATGGCAGAGCTAGAGTCCAGAAATTTGAACTGTGAGCTGAAAACAAGATGCAACTTTGAGGTGCAGCTCTCCAAGGTGTacacaaaagaaattttcaagagaTTCCAGTCTGAGGTCGAGGGAATGTACTCTTGCTTCAACACAAGGCAGATAAAGGTCAATGGTGCAATCATAACATACTTAGTGAAAGAACGAGTGGtaaatggaaatgaaaaggaGGTTAGAAATTATGAGGTCTTGTATGAGACGTCTCAAGTGAATATTCGATGCATATGCAGCTTGTTCAATTACAAAGGTTATCTTTGTCGCCATGCGTTGAATGTTCTCAACTATAATGGTGTGGAGGAAATTCCGAGGCAGTATATTCTTTCACGTTGGAGCAAGGATTGCAAGAGACAACCTCCTGTGATACCTCATGGTTCCAATGATCTTGATGTGCATAACCCGGCTTGGTGGCATAGCAATCTGTACAGACGTGCCATTCCAATTGTGGAGGAAGGCGCTCGATCCAAAGACCACTACAAGATTACTTTGCACGAATTGGAGGAGTTGTTGAATAAACTTGATCTTGTTGAGGACAACTTAAGTGCACCAGAAAATGTTTGA